DNA from Micromonospora nigra:
TGCCGCACCGAGGAGGTCGTCGACCCGTACGCCCGGGAGGTGTCCAACGGCCTGACGGTCGAGGTGCTGCCCCGGGTCGACCATGCCCTCCTGCGCGTCACGATCCGCACCGACTACCTGCCGTACCGGCTAGCCGAGGAGCTGAACGAGCACATGTCGCGCTTCCTCGAAGCCGGGCCGACCATGGTGTCCCACCACTGACCCGTCTCACCCACCCATTCCGGGCGACGACCGCCCTCGCAGTTCCCTGACCCGACCGCGTCCAGACGGGCGAAGCCGGGTTCCTGATCGGAGGTACGGCTGATGTCTGTCGGGTTCGTTGGCGCTCAGGGTGTGGTTGGTGGGCGGTTCGACGGGGACGGGGCGGGCGGGGGTGTGGATCTGGTGGGGGATCTGCGTCGGCCGGTGGTGTGGCCGGCGCGGGCGGCCACCGAGGTGCGGGTCCTGGAGGACGTACCGGCGTCCGCAACGATGCTGCTGGCAGGTCTGGTGGGAGTCCTCGCCCGACACACCGGCCAGGACGAGATCACCATCGGCGGGCCCGAGAACGGTGTGCTGCGCGTCGACGTGACAGGAGATCCCGGCTTCGGGGAACTCGTCGACCGGGTCACCTGGGCCACGGCCGGTGACAACAACAGCTCGACAGCCGACAGCAGTGCCGGGAAGGTACGCGTCGGCCTGGTCGACGGGCCGGTGACCGAAACCAGACCCGACACCGTCGACGTCGACCTGATCGTCACCATCGCCACCGACACCACCACCATCCGCATCGACTACGCCGCCGACGGATACAGCCCACAGTGGATCCGATCCCTACTCGACCAGATCACCGCCCTCACCACGGCAGGACACCAGGCACCACAGACCACCCTGTCCCGACTACCGCTGCTCGGCGACGCCGAACGAGAACAACTCCTCGCCTGGGGACACGGCCCGCAGCAAGCCATCCCCACCGAACCGATCCACGACCTCGTCCTGCGCTGGGCACGGCAGACCCCCGACGCCATCGCCGCCATCGCCGACGACACCACCCTCACCTACCGCGAACTCGACCACCGCTCCGCAGCCCTCGCCGCATACCTCCACACCACCGGCATCAAACCCGGCGACGTCGTATCACTGGCCCTGGACCGCAGCCTCTGGACCATCATCGCCACCCTCGGCATCCTCCGCGCCGGCGCCGCCTACACCCCCATGGACACCACCTGGCCCCCCGAACGAATGCGCCTCCTCCTCACCGACAACGGAGCCCGCATCGTCCTGACCACCCACCACACCGCACCCCACATCCCCACCCCCGACGGCGTCACCGTCATCGCCCTCGACCACCACTGGCCCACCATCGCCACCCACACCCTCACCAACCCACCACACACCACCCCCGACACCCCCGCCTTCGTCATCTACACCTCCGGCTCCACCGGCACCCCCAAAGGCGTCACCCTCAGCCACGACAAACTCACCAACTTCCTCACCTGGATGACCAACGAATGCCACATCAACCCCGACAGCCGAATGCTGCACTGCTGTTCACCGGTCTTCGATGTGGCACTGGGTGAGATCTTCACCGCCCTGACCTCCGGCGCGCGGGTCGTCGTCTGCTCCCGCGACGACCTGCTCGACAGCCGTCGGCTCACCGAGCTGATCGCCAAGGAGCAGGTGACCCACGCGTTCTGCCCGCCCACCAACCTGGCGTCGGTCGACCCGGCCGACTGCCCGAGCATGGCCTGCCTGACGCTCGCCGGGGAGGCGGTGCCGCCCTCGATGGCGCACCGCTGGATGTCCACCGGCGTACGCCTGGTGAACGCCTACGGTCCGGCGGAGGCCGCCGTGGCGTGTTCGTGGTTTGATGCGTCAGCAGGGTGGGACGGGGCGTACGTGCCGATCGGCTGGCCCATGCCCAACCGGCAGATCCGCGTCGTCGACACCAACCTCGACCTCGTCCCCCTCGGCATGCCCGGCGAAATCCTCATCACCGGCCACGGCATCGCCGACGGATACCTCCACCGCCCCGAACTCACCGCCGAACGATTCGTGACCGACCCCCACAGCGGCCAACCCGCCTACCGCACCGGCGACCTCGCACGCTGGAACGCCACCGGCGCACTCGAAATCCTCGGCCGCATCGACCACCAGGTCAAAATCAACGGCATCCGCATCGAACTCGGCGAAATCGAAAGCATCCTCACCCAACACCCCCACGTCAACACCGCCGTCGTCATCCGCCACGAAAGCCACGGCACCACCCGCCTCATCGGCTACGTCACCCCCCGCGACAACCACACCCCCACCAACAACACCCTCCGCGAACACGCCACCAAACACCTCCCCCCATACATGGTCCCCGCCACCATCATCACCCTCGACACATTCCCCACCGGCAACACCGGAAAGATCAACCGCAACGCACTCCCCGAACCCGGAACACACCGCCCCGACCCCGGTGTCGACTACGTCGAGCCCGCCACCGATCGCGAGGGACTCGTCGCCGACCTCTTCGCCGCCGTCCTCGGCATCGACCGGGTCGGCGCGAACGACAACTTCTTCCGCCTCGGCGGCACCTCGCTACAGTCCGCCGCCGTCGCCACCCGCATCGACGAAGCCACCGACACCGTCGTACCGGTGTCCCAGATCCACCGCACCCCCACCCCACGCGAACTCGCCCACTGGCTCACCACCGCGCCCCGCCGTCCCCGGCCCGAGCCCGAGCCGTCCGCCGCCGCGCGTTCCGGCCCGGTCAAGCCGGTTCCGTTGACGCCGTCGGTCGCCAAGTGCGTCTGGCTTCCCTTCGAACTGGTGTGTCCGAGCACCTGGTGGATCGAGGGTGACCTGGACCTGCGGGCGCTGATGGCCGCACTCGGCGACGTACACCAACGACACGAAGCCCTACACGCCCGCTACCGCCGAGTCGACCCACCCGTCGCACTCATCCCCCCGAACCCCGGAAGACCACAGGTACAACTACTCGCCGACGCCACCAGCGAACACGAAGCAATGAACCAACTCGTGGCAACAGTGCAAAAGCCACTCGACTACACCCAGGGCCGCAACTGGCGCGCCGCCCTCATCCGCGAACGCACCACCAACCGCACCCTCCTCGGCATCGGCATCCACCACATCGCCTTCGACGGCTGGTCCCACTCACTCCTCGTCCGCGACCTCACCCACGCCTACACCGCCCGACACCACGGCCAACCCCCCACCTGGAACCACCCCGCCCCCACCCTGCGCCAAACCCACGACGAACACACCCGCCTCCGCAACGCCGCCGACCTCCCCACCCAACGCACCTACTGGCGCAACCAACTACGTGACCTGCCCCAGCAGGGCCGCGGCGGGTCGAAGGCCCCGCTCGAACAGGCGCTCGCCTGGGGGCCCAAGGACGGACGGCTGCTCACGGTCACACCCGAGGTCGTCCGGCGGTGGGACGAGGCGGCGCGGGAACACCGGTTCAGCCGCTCCAGCTAC
Protein-coding regions in this window:
- a CDS encoding non-ribosomal peptide synthetase, whose protein sequence is MSVGFVGAQGVVGGRFDGDGAGGGVDLVGDLRRPVVWPARAATEVRVLEDVPASATMLLAGLVGVLARHTGQDEITIGGPENGVLRVDVTGDPGFGELVDRVTWATAGDNNSSTADSSAGKVRVGLVDGPVTETRPDTVDVDLIVTIATDTTTIRIDYAADGYSPQWIRSLLDQITALTTAGHQAPQTTLSRLPLLGDAEREQLLAWGHGPQQAIPTEPIHDLVLRWARQTPDAIAAIADDTTLTYRELDHRSAALAAYLHTTGIKPGDVVSLALDRSLWTIIATLGILRAGAAYTPMDTTWPPERMRLLLTDNGARIVLTTHHTAPHIPTPDGVTVIALDHHWPTIATHTLTNPPHTTPDTPAFVIYTSGSTGTPKGVTLSHDKLTNFLTWMTNECHINPDSRMLHCCSPVFDVALGEIFTALTSGARVVVCSRDDLLDSRRLTELIAKEQVTHAFCPPTNLASVDPADCPSMACLTLAGEAVPPSMAHRWMSTGVRLVNAYGPAEAAVACSWFDASAGWDGAYVPIGWPMPNRQIRVVDTNLDLVPLGMPGEILITGHGIADGYLHRPELTAERFVTDPHSGQPAYRTGDLARWNATGALEILGRIDHQVKINGIRIELGEIESILTQHPHVNTAVVIRHESHGTTRLIGYVTPRDNHTPTNNTLREHATKHLPPYMVPATIITLDTFPTGNTGKINRNALPEPGTHRPDPGVDYVEPATDREGLVADLFAAVLGIDRVGANDNFFRLGGTSLQSAAVATRIDEATDTVVPVSQIHRTPTPRELAHWLTTAPRRPRPEPEPSAAARSGPVKPVPLTPSVAKCVWLPFELVCPSTWWIEGDLDLRALMAALGDVHQRHEALHARYRRVDPPVALIPPNPGRPQVQLLADATSEHEAMNQLVATVQKPLDYTQGRNWRAALIRERTTNRTLLGIGIHHIAFDGWSHSLLVRDLTHAYTARHHGQPPTWNHPAPTLRQTHDEHTRLRNAADLPTQRTYWRNQLRDLPQQGRGGSKAPLEQALAWGPKDGRLLTVTPEVVRRWDEAAREHRFSRSSYFVAAYASALRAVHQQDDIGLLMIVARRGSRILDAAFTTRINSNCVRVRFQPGQDLLQHVQQTIDELMAAQDIPFSESAADPAVGLPSEVVASLPGFAYQDNVVLPLELPGCRTEEVVDPYAREVMSGLTVEAIPRDDGALLRITFRTDLLPVSFVDQIGAHMLRFLEAGPPAAAQAG